A window of the Equus przewalskii isolate Varuska chromosome 10, EquPr2, whole genome shotgun sequence genome harbors these coding sequences:
- the NAGLU gene encoding alpha-N-acetylglucosaminidase: MEAVAVAAALGFLLLAGAGGSAGDEAREAAAVRALLTRLLGPGPAAAFSVSVERALAAESGLDTYRLSGGGAGARVQLLGSTGVAAAAGLHRYLRDFCGCHVAWSGSQLRLPQPLPAVPEVLTEATPNRYRYYQNVCTHSYSFVWWDWARWEREIDWMALNGINLALAWNGQEAIWQRVYLALGMTQSEIDEYFTGPAFLAWGRMGNLHTWDGPLTRSWHLKQLYLQHRILDRMRSFGMIPVLPAFAGHVPKAITRVFPQVNVTQLGSWGHFNCSYSCSFLLAPEDPLFPVVGSLFLRELTKEFGTDHIYGADTFNEMQPPSSEPAYLAAATAAVYQAMTAVDPDAVWLLQGWLFHHQRTFWGPAQVGAVLGAVPRGRLLVLDLFAESQPMYIRTASFQGQPFIWCMLHNFGGNQGLFGALEAVNRGPAAARLFPNSTMVGTGMTPEGIGQNEVVYALMAELGWRKDPVADLEAWVTSFAARRYGVSHKDAETAWKLLLRSVYNCSAEAYSGHNQSPLVKRPSLQMGTTVWYNRSDVFEAWWLLLTAAPALASSPAFLYDLVDVTRQAAQELISLYYEEARTAYLNKELVPLLRAGGILAYELLPALDKVLASDSRFLLGSWLKQAREMAVSEAEAHFYEQNSRYQLTLWGPEGNILDYANKQLAGLVADYYTPRWQLFVEMLVQSLAQGVPFQQQQFDKNAFELEEAFVLSTRRYPSQPQGDTVDLAKKFFLKYYPRWVAGSL, encoded by the exons ATGGAGGCGGTGGCGGTGGCTGCGGCTCTGGGGTTCCTGCTTCTGGCCGGGGCGGGCGGCTCGGCCGGGGACGAGGCCCGGGAGGCGGCGGCCGTGCGGGCTCTGCTGACCCGGCTGCTGGGGCCCGGGCCGGCCGCCGCCTTCTCGGTGTCGGTGGAGCGCGCCCTGGCGGCCGAGTCCGGCCTGGACACCTACCGCCTgagcggcggcggcgccggggCGCGGGTGCAGTTGCTCGGCTCCACCGGCGTAGCCGCGGCCGCGGGGCTGCACCGCTACCTACGCGACTTCTGCGGCTGCCATGTGGCCTGGTCGGGCTCGCAGCTGCGCCTGCCGCAGCCGCTGCCCGCAGTGCCGGAGGTGCTGACCGAGGCCACGCCCAACAG GTACCGCTATTACCAGAATGTGTGCACGCACAGCTACTCCTTCGTGTGGTGGGACTGGGCCCGCTGGGAGCGGGAGATCGACTGGATGGCGTTGAACGGCATCAACCTGGCACTGGCCTGGAATGGCCAGGAGGCCATCTGGCAGCGG GTGTACCTGGCCTTGGGCATGACCCAGTCAGAGATCGATGAGTACTTCACTGGTCCTGCCTTCCTGGCCTGGGGGCGCATGGGCAACCTCCACACCTGGGATGGCCCCTTGACCCGCTCCTGGCACCTCAAGCAGCTTTACCTGCAG CATCGGATCCTCGACCGGATGCGCTCCTTTGGCATGATCCCGGTATTGCCTGCCTTCGCTGGGCATGTCCCCAAGGCTATCACCAG GGTGTTCCCTCAGGTCAATGTCACCCAGCTGGGCAGTTGGGGACACTTCAACTGCTCCtactcctgctccttcctcctggctccaGAAGACCCCCTATTCCCCGTTGTGGGGAGCCTCTTCCTGCGGGAGCTGACCAAAGAGTTTGGCACGGATCACATCTATGGGGCCGACACTTTCAACGAGATGCAGCCCCCTTCCTCGGAGCCCGCCTACCTCGCTGCAGCCACAGCTGCTGTCTACCAGGCCATGACTGCAG TGGACCCTGATGCTGTGTGGCTGCTCCAAGGCTGGCTCTTCCATCACCAGCGCACCTTCTGGGGGCCCGCCCAGGTCGGGGCTGTGCTGGGGGCGGTGCCCCGTGGCCGCCTCCTGGTTCTGGACCTGTTTGCAGAGAGCCAGCCCATGTATATCCGCACAGCCTCgttccagggccagcccttcaTCTGGTGCATGCTGCATAACTTCGGGGGCAACCAGGGCCTGTTCGGGGCCCTGGAGGCTGTGAATCGAGGCCCTGCGGCTGCCCGCCTCTTCCCCAACTCCACCATGGTAGGCACGGGCATGACCCCTGAGGGCATTGGCCAGAACGAAGTGGTCTATGCCCTcatggctgagctgggctggcgGAAGGACCCAGTGGCAGATTTGGAGGCCTGGGTGACCAGCTTTGCAGCCCGGCGGTACGGGGTCTCCCACAAGGACGCAGAGACAGCATGGAAGCTGCTTCTCAGGAGTGTCTACAACTGCTCGGCCGAGGCCTATAGTGGGCACAATCAGAGCCCACTGGTCAAGCGGCCATCCCTGCAGATGGGTACCACTGTCTGGTACAACCGATCAGATGTGTTTGAGGCCTGGTGGCTGCTGCTGACAGCTGCTCCCGCCCTGGCCAGCAGCCCAGCCTTCCTCTACGACCTGGTGGATGTCACTCGCCAGGCAGCCCAGGAGCTGATCAGCTTGTATTATGAGGAGGCGAGGACCGCCTACCTGAACAAGGAGCTGGTTCCCCTGTTGAGGGCAGGAGGCATCCTGGCCTATGAGCTTCTGCCGGCACTGGACAAGGTGCTAGCTAGTGACAGCCGCTTCCTGCTGGGCAGCTGGCTGAAGCAGGCCCGGGAGATGGCGGTCAGTGAGGCTGAGGCCCATTTCTATGAACAGAACAGTCGCTACCAGCTGACCCTGTGGGGGCCCGAGGGCAACATCCTAGACTACGCCAACAAGCAGCTGGCGGGCCTGGTGGCTGACTACTACACGCCCCGCTGGCAGCTCTTTGTGGAGATGCTGGTTCAGAGCCTGGCCCAAGGCGTCCCCTTCCAACAGCAACAGTTTGACAAGAACGCCTTCGAGTTGGAGGAGGCCTTTGTCCTCAGCACACGGAGATATCCTAGCCAGCCCCAAGGTGACACCGTGGACCTGGCCAAGAAGTTCTTTCTCAAATATTACCCCCGGTGGGTGGCTGGCTCTTTGTGA